A single window of Anaerocolumna chitinilytica DNA harbors:
- a CDS encoding branched-chain amino acid ABC transporter permease encodes MESIIEQFINGLRSGSIYALIALGYTMVYGIAKMINFAHGDIIMVGAYVLYVSITDFKMPVIAAVIFTIAICALLGIFIEKVAYKPLRKAPPLAVLITAIGVSYLLQSVAQLIFTANSITFKSIINLEAVHIGGITIPGITIVTLVVTSVCMIALTLFINKTKMGSAMRAVSEDKAAAQLMGINVNRTISVTFAIGSALAAVAGIMFICQFQSIKPTLGALPGIKAFVAAVLGGIGSVPGAMLGGVLLGVIESLSKAYLSTELSDAIVFGVLVIVLLVKPSGLLGKNRIEKV; translated from the coding sequence TTAATAGCCCTTGGTTATACAATGGTTTATGGTATAGCCAAGATGATAAATTTTGCCCATGGAGATATTATCATGGTAGGTGCTTATGTTCTTTATGTGAGCATAACAGATTTTAAAATGCCGGTTATAGCAGCGGTTATATTTACTATAGCTATATGTGCCCTGTTAGGTATTTTTATTGAAAAAGTTGCTTATAAACCTTTAAGAAAGGCTCCGCCCTTAGCGGTATTAATAACTGCCATAGGTGTAAGTTATTTACTGCAGAGTGTGGCGCAATTAATCTTCACAGCAAATTCCATAACCTTTAAATCAATTATCAATCTGGAAGCTGTTCATATCGGGGGCATTACTATTCCTGGTATTACCATTGTAACGCTGGTTGTAACGTCTGTTTGTATGATAGCACTTACACTTTTTATTAATAAGACCAAAATGGGAAGTGCTATGAGAGCAGTTTCAGAGGATAAAGCAGCAGCTCAGTTGATGGGTATTAACGTAAATCGTACGATTTCAGTTACCTTTGCTATCGGTTCTGCTTTAGCAGCCGTAGCGGGAATTATGTTCATATGTCAGTTTCAATCTATAAAACCTACCCTTGGAGCTTTACCGGGTATTAAAGCCTTTGTTGCAGCAGTTCTTGGCGGTATCGGAAGCGTTCCGGGTGCTATGCTTGGAGGAGTGCTTCTGGGTGTCATCGAAAGCTTATCAAAAGCGTATCTTTCAACAGAACTATCTGATGCCATCGTATTCGGTGTATTGGTTATTGTTCTCCTGGTTAAGCCATCCGGACTTCTTGGAAAGAACCGTATAGAGAAAGTGTAG